In Cyprinus carpio isolate SPL01 chromosome A1, ASM1834038v1, whole genome shotgun sequence, the following proteins share a genomic window:
- the LOC122140463 gene encoding THUMP domain-containing protein 1-like — MSETRKRSRKRFGGHAHKKQKGSRELEVGAQGVLITCNMNERKCTSEAFSLLNEYADALYGPEQVTSMMSDKFTTEMLQ; from the coding sequence aTGTCCGAGACGCGCAAGAGGAGCAGGAAGCGCTTCGGCGGACACGCGCATAAGAAACAGAAGGGCTCCCGCGAGCTGGAGGTGGGCGCGCAGGGGGTGCTCATCACCTGCAACATGAACGAGCGCAAGTGCACGAGCGAAGCCTTCAGCCTGCTCAACGAGTACGCGGACGCGCTCTACGGCCCCGAGCAGGTCACCAGCATGATGTCAGACAAGTTCACTACAGAGATGCTACAATAG